A stretch of the Williamwhitmania sp. genome encodes the following:
- a CDS encoding sulfotransferase: MNHVKEISTIKILLVAYINRSGSTLLLNELSKVKNFTCLPESELLAKKLLRNPSKKIKRTSKVVVELDKALHYNNKLKLFKGIGSFGELIVIEENSISQQELFRRFIIKAAIADNPDTEIVVFKNTHIAYYIKNIQECFIQDANIYLLILLRDPRAIFLSQLKAVGSWKIPMASDAAAVIFEWRRLSNVYNYFQRKKQSWVSSLKYEKLVTDTVFQTNKLFVWLNINIEIKGKDDNGTYQNKIPKELQHLHQNIKLEIQTKSCNLWQFELDNEYQQRIAYMLRKPMIRLDYNTHLEKRTLHWWQTGAVTVSIKIAILYLKMKLFGPEIPQSNGK, translated from the coding sequence ATGAATCATGTAAAAGAGATATCAACGATTAAAATTCTTCTGGTGGCCTACATCAACAGATCTGGTTCAACTTTACTGCTGAACGAACTCAGCAAAGTTAAGAATTTTACCTGTCTTCCGGAATCAGAGTTGCTCGCCAAAAAACTGCTCCGAAATCCATCCAAAAAGATTAAGCGCACATCAAAAGTCGTAGTAGAACTTGACAAGGCATTACACTACAATAATAAACTAAAACTATTTAAAGGAATAGGAAGCTTTGGAGAACTAATTGTTATTGAAGAAAACTCCATTTCACAACAAGAATTGTTTCGACGCTTCATTATAAAAGCAGCAATCGCAGATAATCCCGATACGGAGATCGTCGTTTTCAAAAACACCCACATTGCATACTACATTAAGAATATTCAAGAGTGTTTTATTCAAGATGCCAACATCTATCTACTTATACTCCTTAGAGATCCTCGCGCTATATTTCTGTCTCAACTAAAAGCGGTAGGATCATGGAAAATACCAATGGCAAGCGATGCAGCAGCAGTTATTTTCGAATGGAGAAGGCTTTCCAATGTCTATAATTATTTTCAAAGAAAGAAACAATCGTGGGTTAGTAGCCTAAAATATGAAAAACTAGTTACTGATACTGTTTTCCAAACAAATAAACTCTTTGTTTGGCTTAATATAAATATAGAAATAAAGGGTAAAGACGACAATGGAACATATCAAAATAAAATTCCAAAGGAGTTACAACACCTACATCAAAACATAAAACTTGAGATACAAACAAAATCGTGCAACCTATGGCAATTTGAACTTGATAATGAGTACCAGCAAAGAATCGCATATATGCTAAGGAAACCAATGATTCGGCTCGACTACAACACCCATTTAGAGAAAAGAACTCTCCATTGGTGGCAGACAGGAGCAGTTACCGTTTCAATAAAAATTGCAATATTGTACCTAAAGATGAAATTATTCGGTCCGGAGATACCTCAATCTAATGGCAAATAA